GATTTTAAATTGCAGAAAAAGTAAACTAAGTATTAGGTCAAGCTACTCTTTGGaatgctcttttaaaataaatgcaaaattaaaatactttgagaaaaataaaggcaaattaTTGCAAGAGAAAGTGCTCAAATATATACTTTATTCATGTCAGATTCTACACTTTTCAAAGTTGAGACTTCTCACTACACTGTTATGACAACAAAAAAATTGACAGCTATGTCATTACAtaaacaaaaatttgttttgtctagtacaacagaagtcaaaaaaaccccactttgtAGCCATTATTTTGTTCCCAGATGTTTCCTGTACACCTGCAGTTGTCTTCAATCGTGAATTCACGAACTATAGTATTTTAGCAGCCTCTCATCAGTTGGTTTCAGAATTTTCTTGTCACTCATGCTTACGACCCATCCTGGAGCAAGACCGAAAAAAATCTGTCTAGGATCCTTGCGTGTACGTAACATTTCGAAGAGTTCATCCTTAGTTATGTCTGGTAAGGCATAACCATATTTCTTGGCAAGTTCAAGCCTGGCTTCTGCAACCTTAGATGGATCTGCCAGGTACCCACGGTTCCTGGCATCTGTGTAGTAACGGACTAGATCTTCAGGCGGAAGCATTCGCTTTGGAATAGGCTGGCCACGCAGAAAAAACGCTACTGGCTTACATAAAATTTCTGTGtgcaagcaaaagagagaaaattagatACTCCGCTTCATGATCAGTGTTTAAAGACATTAAATGACACCCTCCCATTTAATGAGAGTATTATTTGGCTACATAAATTATTTATCTCACTTatgaaaaaacaactgaaaaatgaatcttaaaaatattcttgttCAGAATTAGACATTCATTTAACCAAACAAATAACCCTGTCACTATAAATATCAGTTAAAGCAATGTGAATGAATCATTATTTCTAATATGTTTAGAATGCCTACTTTTGAAAGATACAACAACCTAAGCTAGAAGATGCCAACTGATTTAAAGCAGTGACTTCTAGCTTAGCAGTAGTGTATTTGTACCACTATTTACACAGTGGCATCAATAAACACCAAATTTTGCATTTCTATCAGTATTTTACATAAAGAATCAATAGCATGTGCTCTTATTTAGCCATTTAAGAGACTATCCTCTCTTCCTGAAGTTTTACCATAATTGGCAAATTACACTCCTGATCTATTTACCTTCaacgttttgatttttttttctggtgtagaAAAAATGAAGCTGTATCAGTTCAAGGTAGAATATTTTGCACACTAAAAAATGTCCACCCTCTTGTCCTCTACTTCATTCACACGTGAAAGCTTCATTAATGTCAATAAAAACTGCATAAACGAGTATTAGGCAGGATGCAGCCTcaagaaaagcaaagccaagccACATTCTTCAGTGAAAGTGTTCTGAAAACAATAGCCATTTTGACTGGAATGATTGGGAGCTTCTATAAATTTCCTCACTTTAAttggaaaagtatttaaaataaaaatataaacatctacagtgctttttaaattcatttttttttcctgaattttcttAGGGTTATTAAAATGTGTGGGAAAGCTAAAAGAGAAATCCAAAGAAACTATCCTTTATTTGTTCCTCTGTTTACAGAATAAGTTAATCAAGTCAATTTGTAGAATGCAGAACGGACTTAACTGGCTGATTGGTAAGTGATTATTAACACTGGTAGGGGTAAAGAggtaaacagttaaaaaaaaaaaaaagggcattatGGTTCTGCACTTATGTAACACATAACACAGCTGTTGTTGGAACTTTTAGATGAGAAAAAAGTGGATCATTTTTGCAGTAAGATCTATGTTTGAGACTTTGGTTTGGATCATCTTCTaacattcaagaaaaaaagacagaaatgaaggaaaattctTACCCAAACTCCTCGGATCGTAGAAGGATGTTGTAACAACACCTCCATTTTTTTCAATGGCTGCAATTGCTAATTCAGATGCCCTCTGtacttcaatatttatttttgctgaaaaaatatcAGCACCCTGCAAGTTTCAACACACATCAGAGTAAcattaaaatgagtattttgagGTACGTATTTATTCCTCTCCATAAAGTTCTAATAAACACTAACCCGTGCAAAATATTATGATTTGCCTTCTCTGTACCAAGAAAGGTAACCAAGTTATTCTAACTCAGTCACATGGGTTGAATTTCAAAAAATTTGCCTTTCCAAAATTGCCATACATTTCTTTCAGTAAATTCTAAAATTGTTCTAAAATAACTGCTCAACTGCTCTGTATGTGCTTCTTCAGTATTAATTTTTTAGAGAGTCTCACAAGTCTTAAAACACCATCTGATTTTCTTGCTAACACATAGTGCCCTCTAGTGGATTTAATATTACAAAAAATCCAGAGCAAACGTAATTTAGAGAGGCAAAGATGTTTCCAAacgagaggaagagaaaagaggaacatAACAGCCTAGTACAGAAGAATTCATCTGAAAACCCAAAACTTTACATTACTTAAAATAATAAACCTCTCTTGTATGCTTACCTCCTCCACCAGCTGGACACCATAATCCCTTTTGAGAGGTTGTACTGTTACTCCCCTGGCGTTAGTGAGCTGTGTTAAGTCAATCGGATGCGTGGGGTCAACTCTACCCAAATCAATCAGGTACTGCAGCCTCTGAAGACTGAGTGGTTGATACTGACGTctaaggctggaaaaaaagagaaaaatttacaAAATTCAAAGCTTTTAAGAGGATCTGGCCAGCTAGAATACAGCACACTTTCCATTTTCCACCTGTTCCTAAAGATGCCAAgtaatttttccaaaataaatgcaaactatGTTTGCATTAAACTAAATTTAGAAACTCTAGTTACAGCCCAAGAAAGACCTCATTATGCATTCAGgtttttggggggcgggggtggggatTATTACATTAGTCATTTTCCTCTTGCTGAGCTCAATTTACTCTAAATACCTCTTAACCATGTACAAGATATAGGAAGCAGCAAatcatgaagaaataaaattgtcAACATTTCTTGGCCAGTCAACAGGATTCTAAATAACTaccatctccaaagcctggcagCTTTAGTGATACATTCTGAAAagctgacaaaacaaacaaaaaaaaacaaaacaaagacaaaaacaaacaaacaagatacCCATGTGCAACAACATCCAAACTTAGTCAAAGGATATCAGCCAAAGACAATACATGCGGCTTCACGGCTTGTCTCTATCCACAAaacaagatacttttttttttttttttttttaaaaagagcgtTAGCACTGTGTTTGACATCTCAAAAGAATTAAACAGAATCATCTTCAAAATACCATTAAGGAGAGAAACTTTCAGGAAGTATGCATTAATTTTGGTGATATTCCGTATCACCAAAGGAAACAGGAATATTTTGTCAATAGCATCAGCTTCAGCAAAatttacttttgcattttataAAGTTCTAACTTTACTCAACAAATCAACCCTTAAAGCAGTTTTCCGATTCTAGTGTCTCTGTCTGATCCATACCATTTATGTTGGCGCTCAAAACCTTCTCATATGATCATTTGactgctgtaattggaaatttGTGGGtgataggaggaaaaaatgaaaagctgatcTCTGTTAATGGTAAACTGCATACAGTAAAAAAGGCAAGCAACAGAACTAGCCCTAACAGAGCTATCAGATAGCTCCTaacagaggaaaagctgaaaaagtagGGAAACACTTTTTCAGCAGACAGAAAGAAGAGTGAGGGGAAGATAAATAGGTAGAGGCATTGTTCAGGATGCTCCCATCCTGCCACAGTATTGTCTCTCAAGTTAACGTACAATGTTAATTAGAAAAACATTTACTCTAGCTCGGCATTGGAATTTTGCaaacaacagtgaaaaaaataaaaaatacgcTTTTGTTACCACATGCTGCCAGATGCAGTTAAAATACACTAAGATTCTGTTAATTTTC
This genomic interval from Struthio camelus isolate bStrCam1 chromosome 2, bStrCam1.hap1, whole genome shotgun sequence contains the following:
- the MRPL15 gene encoding large ribosomal subunit protein uL15m, with product MSGNGPAKALELLRSLPRVSLANLRPSPGSKKPERRRGRGRYRGRKCGRGHKGQRQRGNRPRLGFEGGQTPFYLAIPKYGFNEGHSLRRQYQPLSLQRLQYLIDLGRVDPTHPIDLTQLTNARGVTVQPLKRDYGVQLVEEGADIFSAKINIEVQRASELAIAAIEKNGGVVTTSFYDPRSLEILCKPVAFFLRGQPIPKRMLPPEDLVRYYTDARNRGYLADPSKVAEARLELAKKYGYALPDITKDELFEMLRTRKDPRQIFFGLAPGWVVSMSDKKILKPTDERLLKYYSS